In Populus alba chromosome 9, ASM523922v2, whole genome shotgun sequence, a genomic segment contains:
- the LOC118053722 gene encoding pentatricopeptide repeat-containing protein At1g07590, mitochondrial, with amino-acid sequence MQALALLRHCRFSQTINQTLFIPSLSVYQTPYTCFNFLNTHTIDKFPKKSLDPEGPKCLSLRIEKLPRGESVGYAFQSWMGEGFPIHRGDVFHTINRLRKLRLNKRALEVMEWVVRERPYRLKELDYSYLLEFTTKHHGISHGEKLFLCVPSEFQNELLYNNLVISCLEKGVIRLSLDYMKKMREQGHPISYLIFNRLIILHSSPGSRKMIPKILAQMRADKVVPHVSTYNILMKIEANEHNIDGLVKVYNDMKRFKVEPNEVSFCILATAHAAARLYTVAEAYVEAVEKSCSGDNWSTLDVLIILYGHLGKEKELERTWGIVLELPHVRSKSYLLAIEAYGKIGQLSRAEELWLEMKSIHGLRSTEQFNSMLSVYCKHGLIKKATGNFREMEINGCKANSITFRHLALGCLKANLVEEALKTLEMGKNLTTSNRVKNSTPWLETTLSIIELFAEKGDVVNVEKLFEELAKAKYVRHTFVFNILIKAYVKAKIYSPNLLRRMILGGARPDAETYSLIKLAEQFRP; translated from the exons ATGCAGGCACTAGCTCTTTTGAGGCATTGCCGGTTCTCACAAACAATTAATCAAACACTTTTTATCCCCTCTTTATCTGTCTATCAAACACCTTATACTTGCTTCAACTTTCTAAATACCCACACAATTGATAAATTTCCCAAGAAAAGCTTAGACCCAGAAGGACCGAAGTGCTTATCTTTGAGAATTGAGAAACTTCCAAGAGGAGAATCAGTTGGATATGCCTTTCAAAGCTGGATGGGCGAGGGTTTTCCCATTCATCGAGGTGACGTTTTTCACACTATTAATCGCTTAAGGAAGCTCAGATTAAACAAACGCGCACTCGAG GTGATGGAATGGGTAGTAAGGGAGAGGCCCTACAGGCTCAAGGAACTAGACTACTCTTATTTGTTGGAATTCACAACCAAACATCATGGGATATCACATGGCGAAAAGCTCTTCTTGTGTGTCCCATCTGAGTTTCAGAACGAGTTGCTGTATAACAATCTTGTAATTTCATGCTTGGAAAAAGGTGTCATTAGGCTTTCACTTGattacatgaagaaaatgagGGAACAAGGTCATCCCAtttcatatttgattttcaaCCGCCTTATAATCCTCCATTCCTCACCTGGCAGTAGGAAAATGATCCCGAAAATCCTTGCTCAAATGAGGGCTGATAAGGTGGTTCCCCATGTTTCAACATATAATATCCTGatgaagattgaagcaaatgAACATAATATTGATGGGTTAGTGAAGGTATATAATGATATGAAGAGATTTAAAGTTGAGCCAAATGAAGTATCTTTCTGCATATTAGCTACCGCGCATGCAGCGGCAAGGTTGTATACAGTGGCTGAAGCATATGTTGAAGCTGTGGAGAAGTCATGTAGCGGAGACAACTGGTCAACACTTGATGTTTTGATCATATTGTACGGACATTTAGGAAAGGAGAAGGAACTAGAAAGAACTTGGGGCATTGTACTAGAACTGCCTCATGTTAGGTCTAAAAGTTACTTGCTTGCAATTGAAGCATATGGTAAAATTGGACAGCTTAGCCGAGCTGAAGAGCTTTGGTTAGAGATGAAGTCAATACATGGGTTGAGATCAACTGAGCAGTTCAATTCCATGTTATCCGTGTATTGTAAACATGGGCTTATTAAGAAAGCAACTGGGAATTTTAGGGAAATGGAGATCAATGGGTGCAAAGCAAATTCCATAACTTTTCGACATCTTGCATTGGGTTGTTTAAAGGCTAACTTGGTGGAGGAAGCCTTAAAGACTCTAGAAATGGGGAAAAACTTGACAACAAGCAATAGGGTAAAGAATTCAACCCCATGGTTGGAGACTACTCTATCAATAATTGAACTTTTTGCAGAAAAGGGTGATGTAGTTAACGTTGAGAAGTTGTTTGAAGAACTTGCGAAAGCAAAGTATGTAAGGCATACATTTgtattcaatattttaataaaggCTTACGTGAAAGCCAAGATTTACAGTCCAAATCTCTTGAGAAGGATGATTTTAGGGGGTGCTAGGCCAGATGCTGAGACATATAGCCTGATCAAACTTGCTGAGCAGTTTCGACCCTGA
- the LOC118053721 gene encoding methyl-CpG-binding domain-containing protein 5, which translates to MSDTATPAQFPGTDRPVPNQDDVLLQNGSVIDPNTRTTAVETLTRPNNKGNQQPVTPVRAKRRSSEMTIVTSWLPPGWVVEDRIRTSGVTAGTVDKYYIDPASGRKFRSKKDVQYYLETGTLKKKGKLTENSDADTNSAGNLKGDKNKSAANTSFALNFDSFNVPERTEWVLANANEDTWIPFIDGKKVPLYDKEQWDFAFASLTTSSHGKRKR; encoded by the exons ATGTCAGACACAGCAACTCCGGCTCAATTTCCGGGCACGGACCGGCCTGTACCCAATCAAGATGATGTCCTCCTTCAAAACGGCTCAGTTATCGACCCCAACACCCGCACCACCGCCGTTGAAACCCTAACCAGACCGAACAACAAAGGCAATCAACAACCGGTGACGCCTGTTCGAGCGAAGAGAAGATCATCAGAAATGACCATTGTGACCAGTTGGTTGCCGCCGGGATGGGTTGTTGAAGATCGGATTAGGACCTCTGGCGTGACAGCTGGCACCGTAGATAAG TATTACATTGATCCTGCCTCAGGTCGTAAGTTCAGGTCCAAGAAAGATGTTCAATATTATTTGGAAACTGGAACTTTAAAGAAGAAGGGAAAATTGACTGAGAACTCTGATGCCGATACTAAT TCTGCAGGGAATTTAAAGGGTGATAAAAACAAGTCTGCCGCAAACACAAGTTTTGCTTTGAACTTTGATTCTTTTAATGTTCCTGAGAGGACCGAATGGGTTCTTGCAAATGCAAATGAAGATACCTGGATTCCCTTCATTGATGGTAAAAAGGTACCTCTATACGATAAGGAACAGTGGGATTTTGCGTTTGCATCTCTCACGACAAGCAGTCATGGTAAAAGAAAGCGATGA
- the LOC118053720 gene encoding triosephosphate isomerase, cytosolic: MVRKFFVGGNWKCNGTAEEVKKIVTVLNEAEVPSEDDVEVVVSPPFVFLPAVKGLLRPDFQVAAQNCWVRRGGAFTGEISAEMLVNLGIPCVILGHSERRSLLNESNEFVGDKVAYALSLGLKVIACVGETLQQRESGSTMAVVAAQTKAIAANVSYWDNVVLAYEPVWAIGTGKVATPAQAQEVHLELRKWLHDNVGAEVAASTRIIYGGSVNGANCKELAGQPDVDGFLVGGASLKPEFIDIIKSATVKSQP, translated from the exons ATGGTCAGAAAATTCTTCGTCGGCGGCAACTGGAAATGT AATGGGACCGCTGAGGAGGTGAAGAAGATTGTCACCGTGTTAAATGAAGCTGAGGTTCCATCTGAGGATGATGTTG aGGTTGTTGTGAGCCCTCCATTTGTGTTTCTTCCTGCGGTAAAAGGTTTACTGCGACCTGATTTCCAAGTAGCCGCCCAAAATTGCTGGGTTCGCAGAGGTGGTGCTTTTACTGGAGAGATTAG CGCTGAGATGCTCGTGAATTTGGGCATTCCCTGTGTGATTCTTGGCCATTCTGAACGAAGATCTCTGTTAAATGAGTCAAATGAG TTTGTTGGAGACAAAGTTGCTTATGCACTTTCTTTAGGCTTGAAAGTGATTGCATGTGTCGGTGAGACACTTCAGCAGAGAGAGTCAGGATCTACAATGGCTGTTGTGGCTGCACAAACAAAAGCAATTGCAG CTAATGTTTCATATTGGGACAATGTTGTTTTGGCCTATGAGCCAGTTTGGGCCATCGGTACAGGAAAGGTTGCAACACCTGCTCAGGCTCAAGAA GTCCATCTTGAATTGAGAAAATGGCTCCATGACAATGTTGGTGCTGAAGTTGCTGCGTCAACTAGAATTATCTATGGAG GTTCTGTAAATGGAGCAAACTGCAAAGAGTTGGCAGGACAACCAGATGTCGATGGATTTTTAGTTGGTGGAGCTTCTCTCAAG CCGGAGTTCATTGATATCATCAAATCTGCAACAGTGAAGAGTCAACCGTGA